In Streptomyces sp. DG2A-72, one genomic interval encodes:
- a CDS encoding SDR family NAD(P)-dependent oxidoreductase — MSRPVTVVTGGSRGIGAATCLRLATEGHDVVVGYVRDAEAAEAVADGVRKAGGRSVPVRVDTSVEADVARLFEVAEEQLGPVTGLVNNAAVTGPLGRLADTDPAVLRRVVDVNLLGALLCSRRAAQLMTARGSGVIVNVSSAAATLGSPGEYVHYAATKAAVDALTLGLAKELGPDGIRVNAVAPGVIDTEMHAAMGDPDRARRAAATIPLRRPGQAEEIAAAVAWLMSPDASYATGAVLRVSGGR; from the coding sequence ATGAGCCGTCCCGTCACCGTGGTCACCGGCGGCAGCCGGGGCATCGGGGCCGCGACCTGTCTGCGGCTCGCGACGGAGGGGCACGACGTCGTGGTGGGGTACGTCCGGGACGCCGAGGCCGCCGAGGCGGTGGCCGACGGAGTGCGGAAGGCCGGCGGCCGGTCGGTGCCGGTGCGGGTGGACACGTCGGTCGAGGCGGATGTGGCGCGGCTCTTCGAGGTGGCGGAGGAGCAACTCGGTCCGGTGACGGGGCTGGTGAACAACGCTGCGGTGACCGGCCCGCTGGGGCGGCTCGCGGACACGGACCCCGCGGTCCTGCGGCGGGTCGTCGACGTCAACCTGCTGGGTGCGCTGCTGTGTTCGCGCCGGGCGGCACAGCTGATGACGGCGCGGGGGAGCGGCGTGATCGTGAACGTCTCGTCGGCCGCGGCGACCCTCGGCAGCCCCGGCGAGTATGTGCACTACGCGGCGACCAAGGCGGCCGTGGACGCGCTGACCCTGGGCCTGGCCAAGGAACTCGGCCCGGACGGCATCCGCGTCAACGCCGTGGCCCCCGGCGTGATCGACACGGAGATGCACGCGGCCATGGGCGACCCGGATCGCGCCCGGCGCGCGGCTGCCACGATCCCGCTGCGCCGTCCGGGACAGGCCGAGGAGATCGCGGCGGCGGTGGCGTGGCTGATGTCACCGGACGCGTCCTACGCGACGGGGGCAGTGCTGCGGGTCTCGGGCGGAAGATGA
- a CDS encoding nuclear transport factor 2 family protein — MTQRVELATVMDRLAVDGVITDYAVAVDDGDWEAYRELFTADGRADYRSAGGIEADAGKVAEWLAESMRLFPMRQHLIVNRRVRFGTLEQDTGDTARVQADYVNPMRFAGDDGGSAAPDFLCGGRYAFSLTRTYDGWRLREVVVQEKWRRMPDRQPTP, encoded by the coding sequence ATGACGCAGCGTGTGGAGCTTGCCACCGTGATGGACCGGCTGGCGGTCGACGGAGTGATCACCGACTATGCGGTGGCCGTGGACGACGGCGACTGGGAGGCGTACCGGGAGTTGTTCACGGCGGACGGGCGGGCGGACTACCGCTCGGCCGGCGGGATCGAGGCAGATGCCGGGAAGGTCGCGGAGTGGCTCGCCGAGAGTATGCGGCTGTTCCCCATGCGGCAGCATCTGATCGTCAACCGCCGGGTGCGGTTCGGGACCCTGGAGCAGGACACCGGCGACACCGCCCGGGTGCAGGCCGACTATGTGAATCCGATGCGGTTCGCCGGTGACGACGGCGGGTCGGCCGCTCCGGACTTCCTGTGCGGTGGCCGGTACGCCTTCTCCCTGACGCGCACCTACGACGGCTGGCGGCTGCGCGAGGTCGTGGTGCAGGAGAAGTGGCGCCGCATGCCCGACCGGCAGCCCACGCCCTGA
- the lnt gene encoding apolipoprotein N-acyltransferase has protein sequence MKSFGQWLTSPWRRSALAALAGALAVLAFPAPSLWWFAYVALVPWIALIRSAPTGKRALYDGWSGGFGFMLAMHHWLLPNLHVFTFVLAALLGALWAPWGWLVRHFLAGVPSAGRIAAALAVLPAGWLMVELVRSWQGLGGPWGMIGSSQWQVEPALRLASVGGVWLLSFLVVAVNVAVAVLVAIRASRVPAVAGLVATAAATSAVWVWSPRPDTDDRIRIAVVQPGVVLGPDNRFTREEQLTRELAGQNLDLIVWGESSVGYDLGRRPDLARRIAALSRETGTDILVNVDARRSDRPGIYKSSVLIGPNGYTGTRYDKMRLVPFGEYVPFRSVLGWATSVGEAAGEDRRRGTEQVVMDVGQGLRVGPMVCFESAFPDMSRHLADDGADVLIAQSATSTFQQSWAPEQHASLAALRAAETGRPMVHATLTGVSAVHGPDGERVGPWLGTSESASQVYDVPLSHGVTPYVRFGDWVVRAALLIMAAWGAVEGVRALRFRRHAPRPPVRPARTVRGWPARHGH, from the coding sequence ATGAAGTCGTTCGGGCAGTGGCTCACCTCCCCATGGCGCCGGTCCGCGCTCGCCGCCCTGGCCGGCGCCCTGGCCGTGCTCGCGTTCCCCGCGCCGTCGCTGTGGTGGTTCGCCTACGTCGCCCTGGTCCCCTGGATCGCGCTGATCCGCTCCGCGCCGACCGGGAAACGGGCCCTGTACGACGGCTGGAGCGGCGGCTTCGGGTTCATGCTGGCGATGCACCACTGGCTGCTGCCGAACCTGCACGTCTTCACCTTCGTTCTCGCGGCGCTGCTCGGCGCCCTCTGGGCCCCCTGGGGGTGGCTGGTACGGCATTTCCTGGCCGGGGTGCCGTCCGCGGGCCGTATCGCCGCCGCGCTCGCCGTCCTGCCGGCCGGCTGGCTGATGGTGGAGCTGGTGCGGTCCTGGCAGGGACTGGGCGGGCCGTGGGGCATGATCGGCTCCAGCCAGTGGCAGGTGGAACCCGCGCTGCGGCTCGCCTCGGTCGGCGGGGTGTGGCTGCTGAGCTTCCTGGTGGTTGCCGTGAACGTCGCGGTCGCCGTGCTGGTGGCGATACGCGCGTCCCGCGTGCCCGCTGTCGCCGGGCTCGTCGCCACCGCGGCCGCCACCTCGGCGGTCTGGGTGTGGTCACCACGTCCCGACACGGACGACCGGATACGGATCGCCGTCGTACAGCCGGGCGTCGTCCTCGGCCCCGACAACCGCTTCACCCGCGAGGAGCAGCTCACCCGCGAACTGGCCGGGCAGAACCTCGACCTGATCGTCTGGGGCGAGAGCAGCGTCGGCTACGACCTGGGCAGGCGGCCCGACCTCGCGCGGCGGATCGCCGCGCTGTCCCGTGAGACGGGGACGGACATCCTCGTCAACGTGGACGCCCGGCGCTCCGACCGGCCCGGCATCTACAAGAGCTCGGTGCTCATCGGCCCGAACGGCTACACCGGCACCCGCTACGACAAGATGCGGCTCGTCCCCTTCGGCGAATACGTCCCGTTCCGCTCGGTCCTCGGCTGGGCGACCTCCGTCGGCGAGGCGGCGGGCGAGGACCGCAGGCGCGGCACCGAGCAGGTCGTCATGGACGTCGGCCAGGGGCTGCGGGTCGGGCCGATGGTGTGCTTCGAGTCCGCGTTCCCCGACATGAGCCGCCATCTCGCCGACGACGGCGCCGACGTACTGATCGCGCAGTCGGCGACCTCGACGTTCCAGCAGAGCTGGGCCCCCGAGCAGCATGCCTCGCTCGCCGCGCTGCGTGCCGCCGAGACCGGCCGCCCGATGGTGCACGCCACGCTGACCGGCGTCTCCGCGGTCCACGGGCCCGATGGAGAGCGGGTCGGCCCGTGGCTCGGCACGAGCGAGAGCGCCTCGCAGGTCTACGACGTGCCGCTGTCCCACGGTGTCACGCCGTACGTCCGCTTCGGCGACTGGGTGGTGCGGGCCGCGCTGCTGATCATGGCCGCGTGGGGTGCGGTCGAGGGCGTACGGGCGCTGCGGTTCAGGCGGCACGCTCCTCGACCGCCTGTACGACCCGCTCGCACAGTTCGTGGGTGGCCAGCGCGTCACGGGCACTGA
- a CDS encoding Gfo/Idh/MocA family protein, translated as MKVGCIGLGDIAEKAYLPVLGTQPDIELHLQTRTPATLDRVADTLHLPGTRRHRDLDALLAQDLDAAFVHAPTVAHPEIVARLLEAGVPTYVDKPLAYELAGSERLVALAEQRGVSLAVGFNRRYAPGYVQCADHPRELILMQKNRIGLPEEPRTMVLDDFIHVVDTLRFLVPGPVDDVTVRARTEGGLLHHVVLQLAGDGFTALGVMNRLSGSAEEILEVSGQDTKRQVVNLAEVIDHKGQPTVRRRGDWVPVARQRGIEQAAGAFLDAVRAGKVLSARDALATHELCERVVQAVEERAA; from the coding sequence GTGAAGGTCGGCTGCATCGGACTCGGTGACATCGCGGAGAAGGCGTACCTGCCGGTGCTGGGAACGCAGCCGGACATCGAACTGCACCTCCAGACCCGCACACCCGCGACGCTCGACCGCGTCGCCGACACGCTCCACCTCCCCGGCACCCGGCGTCACCGGGACCTCGACGCGCTCCTCGCCCAGGACCTCGACGCCGCGTTCGTGCACGCGCCCACCGTCGCGCACCCCGAGATCGTCGCCCGGCTGCTGGAGGCGGGCGTACCGACGTACGTCGACAAGCCGCTGGCGTACGAACTCGCCGGCTCCGAGCGGCTGGTGGCGCTCGCGGAGCAGCGGGGCGTTTCGCTGGCCGTCGGGTTCAACCGGCGGTACGCGCCCGGGTATGTGCAGTGCGCCGATCATCCGCGCGAGCTGATCCTGATGCAGAAGAACCGGATCGGGCTGCCGGAGGAGCCGCGCACGATGGTCCTCGACGACTTCATCCATGTCGTGGACACGCTGCGCTTCCTGGTGCCGGGCCCGGTCGACGACGTGACCGTGCGCGCCCGCACCGAGGGCGGTCTGCTGCACCACGTGGTGCTCCAACTCGCCGGGGACGGCTTCACCGCGCTCGGTGTGATGAACCGGCTCAGCGGTTCGGCGGAGGAGATCCTGGAGGTGTCCGGGCAGGACACCAAGCGTCAGGTGGTCAATCTCGCCGAGGTGATCGACCACAAGGGGCAGCCGACGGTGCGACGGCGCGGTGACTGGGTGCCGGTGGCCCGGCAGCGCGGCATCGAGCAGGCCGCGGGTGCCTTCCTCGACGCGGTGCGGGCGGGCAAGGTGCTCAGTGCCCGTGACGCGCTGGCCACCCACGAACTGTGCGAGCGGGTCGTACAGGCGGTCGAGGAGCGTGCCGCCTGA
- a CDS encoding DinB family protein: MTIERREPANTADERTMLEGWLDYHRETLAWKCEGLTDAQLRNASVEPSSLSLMGLVRHMAEVERGWFRKVLMDEDAGPIYYSDEDPDGDFHVTEEETWEEAHATWRAEIDIARRNAAGFDLDDLSKGRGRRTGEQFNLRWLYTHMIEEYARHNGHADLIRERIDGTTGD; the protein is encoded by the coding sequence ATGACCATCGAGCGCCGTGAACCCGCGAACACCGCCGACGAACGCACCATGCTGGAGGGCTGGCTGGACTACCACCGCGAGACCCTCGCCTGGAAGTGCGAGGGCCTGACCGACGCCCAGCTCAGGAACGCCTCCGTGGAGCCGTCCTCGCTCTCGCTGATGGGGCTGGTGCGGCACATGGCGGAGGTGGAGCGCGGCTGGTTCCGCAAGGTGCTCATGGACGAGGACGCGGGGCCCATCTACTACTCCGACGAGGATCCGGACGGCGACTTCCACGTCACCGAGGAGGAAACCTGGGAGGAGGCGCACGCCACCTGGCGGGCCGAGATCGACATTGCCCGGCGCAACGCGGCCGGCTTCGACCTGGACGACCTCTCCAAGGGCAGGGGCCGACGCACCGGCGAGCAGTTCAACCTCCGCTGGCTCTACACCCACATGATCGAGGAGTACGCCCGCCACAACGGCCACGCCGACCTGATCCGCGAGCGGATCGACGGCACCACGGGCGACTGA
- the ung gene encoding uracil-DNA glycosylase: MTDISMLPESWRGVLGDELQQPYFKELTEFVEEERAKGPVYPPREEVFAALAATPYDKVKVLILGQDPYHGEGQGHGLCFSVRPGVKTPPSLRNIYKEMQAELGTPVPDNGYLMPWAEQGVLLLNAVLTVRAGEANSHKGKGWEKFTDAVIRAVAGRPDPAVFVLWGNYAQKKLPLIDEQRHVVVKGAHPSPLSAKKFFGSRPFTQIDEAVARQGHEPIDWRIPNLG; encoded by the coding sequence GTGACCGACATCTCCATGCTGCCCGAGTCCTGGCGCGGGGTTCTGGGCGACGAACTGCAGCAGCCCTACTTCAAGGAGCTGACGGAGTTCGTCGAGGAGGAGCGGGCGAAGGGTCCTGTCTACCCTCCGCGTGAAGAGGTCTTCGCCGCGCTGGCGGCGACGCCGTACGACAAGGTGAAGGTCCTGATCCTCGGCCAGGACCCGTACCACGGCGAGGGCCAGGGGCACGGCCTGTGCTTCTCGGTCCGCCCGGGAGTCAAGACCCCGCCCTCCCTCCGCAACATCTACAAGGAGATGCAGGCCGAGCTGGGCACGCCCGTTCCGGACAACGGCTATCTCATGCCGTGGGCCGAGCAGGGCGTGCTCCTGCTCAACGCGGTGCTCACGGTCCGCGCAGGCGAGGCCAACTCGCACAAGGGCAAGGGCTGGGAGAAGTTCACCGACGCGGTGATCCGCGCCGTGGCCGGCCGCCCGGACCCGGCGGTCTTCGTCCTGTGGGGGAACTACGCCCAGAAGAAGCTCCCGCTGATCGACGAACAGCGCCACGTGGTGGTGAAGGGCGCCCACCCTTCCCCGCTGTCGGCGAAGAAGTTCTTCGGCTCCCGTCCCTTCACGCAGATCGACGAGGCGGTCGCCCGGCAGGGCCACGAGCCGATCGACTGGCGCATCCCGAACCTCGGCTGA